The proteins below are encoded in one region of Drosophila santomea strain STO CAGO 1482 chromosome 3R, Prin_Dsan_1.1, whole genome shotgun sequence:
- the LOC120453575 gene encoding protein SRC2 homolog — MQLLAAILVLILASLAHARPTFDKIADLLFGAKYSPPVESYPGPGPGPGPLIHEGYQQGYDYHYGGGYGYGGYQQSHPAGYGYYPPRPAPPPSAYYPAPQPGYSPPATYDLYGGGGGYKQRGY, encoded by the coding sequence ATGCAGTTGTTAGCTGCGATTCTGGTGCTAATCCTGGCCAGCTTGGCCCACGCTAGACCCACTTTCGATAAGATTGCGGATCTACTGTTTGGCGCAAAGTATTCTCCACCAGTTGAATCATatcctggtcctggtccagGTCCAGGTCCACTCATCCACGAGGGCTACCAGCAGGGCTACGACTACCACTATGGAGGAGGCTACGGCTACGGCGGCTACCAGCAGTCGCATCCAGCTGGCTATGGATACTACCCACCACGTCCGGCGCCACCGCCAAGTGCCTACTATCCAGCACCTCAGCCTGGCTACAGCCCACCTGCCACCTATGATCTTTATGGAGGCGGAGGTGGCTACAAGCAGCGGGGTTACTAG